A DNA window from Candidatus Binatus sp. contains the following coding sequences:
- the pgm gene encoding phosphoglucomutase (alpha-D-glucose-1,6-bisphosphate-dependent), with amino-acid sequence MKVSPLAGKPIEPSRLVDIPRLITAYFTGKPDTRIQSQRVTFGTSGHRGSAFDNAFNEAHILAITQAICLYRKQNRIDGPVFVGIDTHALSVPAFASALEVFAANNVETMIDRDGGYTPTPAISHAILTYNRGRKTGLADGIVITPSHNPPPDGGFKYNPPNGGPADTDVTRWIEQIANDFLAANLAGVNRIPYERAIKAATVHKHDFIGAYVADLANVVDMEAIARAGVKIGIDPLGGAAVNFWPAVIERYKLDATVVSDRVDPTFGFMTADWDGKIRMDCSSPYAMQRLLGMRERFDVAFANDTDADRHGIVTRTAGLMNPNHYLSVAISYLFGSRTRWRKDAAVGKTMVSSSMIDRVAAGAGRKLIETPVGFKWFVDGLADGSIGFGGEESAGASFLRIDGSVWTTDKDGLIMGLLAGEITARSGRDPGELYADLTEEFGAPVYERIDAPATAAQKSILGKLSPEQLDASELAGDAITSVMTKAPAGGSPFGGIKVSSAHGWFAARPSGTEEVYKIYAESFRGIEHLRRIQAAAQEMIARVFRQAESDAPK; translated from the coding sequence ATGAAAGTTAGTCCCCTGGCCGGAAAACCTATCGAGCCGTCGCGGCTGGTCGATATCCCGCGGCTCATCACCGCCTACTTCACCGGCAAGCCCGACACGCGAATCCAGTCGCAGCGCGTGACCTTCGGCACGTCGGGTCATCGCGGGTCCGCCTTCGACAACGCGTTTAACGAGGCGCACATCCTCGCGATCACGCAGGCGATCTGCCTCTATCGCAAGCAGAATCGCATCGACGGTCCCGTCTTCGTCGGTATCGACACTCACGCGCTCTCGGTTCCGGCCTTTGCCAGCGCGCTCGAAGTGTTTGCCGCCAACAACGTCGAAACGATGATCGATCGCGACGGCGGCTACACGCCGACGCCGGCAATCTCGCACGCGATCCTGACCTACAATCGCGGCCGCAAGACCGGCCTCGCCGATGGAATCGTGATCACGCCGTCGCACAATCCGCCGCCCGATGGCGGCTTCAAGTACAATCCGCCGAACGGCGGCCCGGCCGACACCGACGTCACGCGCTGGATCGAGCAGATCGCGAATGATTTTCTCGCCGCGAATCTTGCGGGCGTCAATCGCATCCCATATGAGCGCGCGATCAAGGCCGCGACCGTGCACAAGCATGATTTTATCGGTGCTTATGTCGCCGATCTCGCGAACGTCGTGGACATGGAGGCGATCGCTCGCGCGGGCGTGAAGATTGGGATCGATCCGCTCGGCGGCGCCGCGGTGAATTTCTGGCCGGCCGTGATCGAGCGCTACAAACTCGATGCGACCGTCGTCAGCGATCGCGTCGATCCAACTTTCGGTTTCATGACCGCCGATTGGGACGGCAAGATTCGGATGGATTGCTCGTCGCCGTACGCGATGCAGCGGCTGCTCGGGATGCGCGAGCGTTTCGACGTCGCGTTCGCCAACGACACCGACGCCGACCGCCACGGTATCGTGACGCGCACAGCGGGGCTGATGAATCCGAATCACTACCTGTCGGTCGCGATCTCGTACCTGTTCGGGAGCCGCACGCGATGGCGCAAAGACGCGGCGGTCGGCAAGACGATGGTCAGCAGCAGCATGATCGATCGCGTCGCGGCGGGCGCTGGGCGCAAGCTTATCGAGACTCCGGTCGGCTTCAAATGGTTCGTCGATGGATTGGCCGATGGCAGTATCGGGTTTGGCGGCGAGGAAAGCGCGGGCGCGTCGTTTTTGCGAATCGACGGCTCGGTGTGGACGACCGATAAGGACGGCCTCATCATGGGGCTGCTGGCCGGCGAAATCACGGCGCGCAGCGGCCGCGATCCGGGCGAGTTGTACGCCGACCTGACGGAAGAGTTCGGCGCACCGGTGTATGAGCGAATCGACGCGCCCGCGACCGCGGCGCAGAAAAGCATCCTTGGCAAACTCTCGCCGGAGCAACTCGACGCGAGCGAACTGGCCGGCGACGCGATCACGTCGGTGATGACGAAGGCGCCGGCGGGCGGCTCGCCATTCGGCGGAATCAAGGTGAGCAGCGCGCACGGATGGTTCGCGGCGCGGCCGTCGGGCACCGAAGAGGTGTACAAGATTTACGCCGAGAGTTTTCGCGGCATCGAGCATCTGCGGCGGATTCAAGCGGCGGCGCAGGAGATGATCGCGCGCGTGTTCAGGCAGGCCGAATCGGACGCGCCGAAGTAG
- a CDS encoding ABC transporter ATP-binding protein: protein MPESIHPSTIPPDGAAAIASNGAPAIAPAALPDSRENLLYVDERAPLTAREAMRLLLKSWPFVARHRRLVAIKCALTFFSLTFFLMTPWPLKIVIDNVIDGHPLTGIPAAILTPIVGNDRALMLAAVALFLLAALVLIGMVGDNSGGLNTDVNSGGLDQASMTANDANTGDSLWNGLFGYLEARVTIDLTQRMNQSLRTAIYERFIRSPLALYADQKIGDAVFRVMYDTAAIGPAFYAGVLSPLASILMFAMALLVLSAQFSNQPVIVVIAILFLPVVALGAGVWGRILRSQSQAMRESGSNVMAAFEERIAQVQLIKVFGQEARETAAVDRASWASYRSTFRMIAILFALFIALMPLVGGLLAYVIYYFFMQVIAGRMTLGDVVLLLSYGMMLINPMAVLGSTWAILQLQVAGLRRVHTVLDRLGEPAAIGDAGELERRIDLLEFRGVAIGYGATTVLTDVSMSLRAGQMAALAGPSGCGKTTLIYSIPRFLEPQGGAILFDGRDSRAIAPDVLRRRVAFVFQSEALFSRSIADNIRYGNPEASDAEIREAAAMAGCAEFIEQLPERYATILGRRGARLSVGQKQRIAIARALLMRPEIMVLDEPTAPLDSSSESNLIETLRALSRDRIVLIVAHRPGTLAMCDRVFFVHDGTVAASGTHLELERANAAYRAYIARTASEIHL, encoded by the coding sequence ATGCCTGAATCAATTCATCCTTCGACGATTCCGCCTGACGGCGCCGCGGCGATCGCGTCGAACGGCGCTCCCGCGATCGCTCCGGCTGCGCTGCCCGATTCGCGCGAGAACCTGCTCTATGTCGATGAACGCGCGCCGCTCACCGCCCGCGAGGCGATGCGATTGCTGCTCAAGAGCTGGCCGTTCGTCGCGCGTCATCGGCGCCTCGTCGCGATCAAATGCGCGCTGACCTTTTTCTCGCTGACGTTTTTTCTGATGACGCCGTGGCCGCTCAAAATCGTGATCGACAACGTGATCGACGGTCATCCCTTGACCGGGATCCCCGCCGCGATTCTGACTCCGATCGTCGGCAACGATCGCGCGCTGATGCTCGCCGCGGTCGCGCTCTTCCTGCTCGCGGCATTGGTGCTGATCGGGATGGTCGGCGACAACTCGGGCGGCCTCAACACCGACGTGAACAGCGGCGGCCTCGACCAGGCCAGCATGACCGCGAACGACGCCAACACCGGCGACAGCTTGTGGAACGGGCTGTTCGGCTATCTCGAGGCGCGCGTCACGATCGATCTCACGCAGCGGATGAATCAATCGCTGCGCACCGCGATCTACGAACGCTTCATCCGCTCGCCGCTCGCGCTCTACGCCGATCAGAAAATCGGCGACGCGGTTTTCCGCGTGATGTACGACACCGCCGCGATCGGCCCGGCCTTCTACGCCGGCGTGCTCTCGCCGCTCGCATCGATCCTGATGTTCGCGATGGCGCTCCTCGTGCTCTCCGCGCAATTCAGCAATCAGCCGGTGATCGTCGTGATCGCGATTCTCTTTCTGCCCGTAGTCGCGCTCGGCGCCGGCGTGTGGGGCCGAATCCTCCGCAGCCAGAGCCAGGCGATGCGCGAAAGCGGCAGCAACGTGATGGCCGCGTTCGAGGAGCGCATCGCGCAGGTCCAGTTGATCAAGGTCTTCGGACAGGAGGCGCGCGAAACCGCCGCCGTCGATCGCGCGAGCTGGGCGTCCTATCGCTCGACCTTCAGGATGATCGCGATCCTCTTCGCGCTCTTCATCGCGCTGATGCCGCTCGTCGGCGGTCTCCTCGCCTACGTCATCTACTACTTCTTCATGCAGGTGATCGCGGGCCGCATGACCCTCGGCGACGTCGTGCTGCTGCTGAGTTACGGCATGATGCTGATCAATCCGATGGCGGTACTCGGCAGCACGTGGGCGATACTGCAGTTGCAGGTCGCCGGCTTGCGCCGCGTCCACACCGTGCTCGATCGCCTCGGCGAGCCTGCTGCGATTGGCGACGCGGGCGAACTCGAGCGGCGAATCGATTTGCTCGAATTCCGCGGCGTCGCGATCGGCTACGGCGCTACTACTGTCCTGACGGACGTATCGATGTCGCTGCGCGCCGGCCAGATGGCTGCCCTCGCCGGTCCCAGCGGATGCGGCAAGACGACGCTTATCTACTCGATTCCGCGCTTCCTCGAACCGCAAGGCGGCGCGATCCTGTTCGACGGCCGCGATTCCCGCGCAATCGCGCCCGACGTACTGCGCCGCCGCGTTGCCTTCGTTTTTCAAAGCGAGGCGCTGTTTTCGCGATCGATCGCCGACAATATCCGCTACGGCAATCCCGAAGCGTCGGACGCCGAGATTCGCGAGGCTGCCGCGATGGCTGGATGCGCCGAATTTATCGAGCAGTTGCCCGAGCGCTATGCGACGATTCTCGGCCGCCGCGGGGCGCGTCTTTCCGTCGGCCAGAAACAGCGAATCGCCATCGCGCGCGCGCTGCTGATGCGTCCTGAAATCATGGTGCTCGACGAGCCGACCGCGCCCCTCGATTCCAGTTCCGAATCGAATCTGATCGAGACGCTGCGAGCGTTATCGCGCGATAGAATCGTGCTCATCGTTGCGCATCGGCCCGGCACTCTCGCCATGTGCGACCGGGTATTTTTCGTCCATGACGGCACCGTCGCCGCGTCGGGAACTCATCTCGAACTGGAACGCGCGAACGCAGCCTACCGCGCATATATCGCGCGCACCGCCTCCGAAATCCACCTTTGA
- a CDS encoding acetate/propionate family kinase, which translates to MSERRVILCLNVGSSTCKFAMYSFEQGAEKSIAHGEAKTIDAVIDELDRLALPRPDAVGHRIVHGGPNHAAPEIVTDELIAELKRLIPFAPLHMPGEIDAIEASALRLAGVPQVACFDTAFHRAMPELAQRLPLPRALWDEGIRRYGFHGISYEYIVQTLGASAPRRLVIAHLGNGASMAALLDGRPLETTMGFTPAGGFMMGTRSGDLDPGVMLYLIEEKGYDGARLSELVNHESGLRGVSGISADMKQLLEARESNPQAAEAIAMFCYQIRKSIGALAAVLGGLDMLVFTGGIGEHASSVRDEVCRGLEHLGVAIDGARNESHRETISTDASRCEVRVIATNENLMIARHTRKLLF; encoded by the coding sequence ATGTCTGAGCGGCGCGTCATACTCTGCCTCAACGTCGGATCGTCAACGTGCAAGTTCGCGATGTATTCGTTCGAGCAGGGCGCCGAGAAATCGATCGCGCATGGCGAGGCGAAGACAATCGATGCGGTTATCGATGAACTGGATCGACTCGCGCTGCCGCGGCCGGATGCGGTCGGTCATCGAATCGTTCACGGCGGGCCGAATCACGCCGCGCCCGAGATCGTCACCGATGAACTGATCGCGGAACTCAAGCGGCTGATTCCGTTCGCGCCGCTGCACATGCCGGGCGAGATCGACGCGATCGAGGCGAGCGCGTTGCGGCTCGCCGGCGTTCCGCAGGTCGCATGCTTCGACACCGCGTTTCATCGTGCGATGCCGGAACTTGCGCAGCGCCTGCCGCTTCCGCGCGCGCTGTGGGACGAGGGCATTCGGCGCTACGGCTTTCACGGCATCTCGTATGAGTACATCGTGCAGACACTCGGTGCGTCCGCGCCGCGGCGACTCGTCATTGCGCATCTCGGCAACGGGGCGAGCATGGCTGCGCTCCTCGACGGGCGGCCGCTCGAAACCACGATGGGTTTCACGCCGGCGGGCGGCTTCATGATGGGCACGCGCTCGGGCGATCTCGATCCGGGCGTGATGCTGTACCTGATCGAGGAGAAGGGCTACGACGGCGCGCGCCTGTCGGAGCTGGTGAATCACGAGAGCGGACTGCGCGGAGTATCGGGCATCAGCGCCGACATGAAGCAACTACTCGAGGCGCGCGAATCGAATCCGCAGGCGGCGGAGGCGATCGCGATGTTCTGTTATCAGATCAGAAAATCGATCGGCGCGCTGGCGGCGGTGCTTGGCGGACTCGACATGCTGGTGTTCACCGGCGGGATCGGGGAGCACGCGTCATCCGTGCGCGATGAAGTTTGCCGAGGACTCGAGCATCTCGGTGTCGCGATCGACGGCGCTCGCAACGAGTCGCATCGCGAGACGATCAGCACTGACGCGAGCCGCTGCGAGGTGCGCGTGATCGCGACCAACGAGAATCTCATGATCGCGCGTCACACGCGGAAGCTGCTTTTTTAA
- a CDS encoding SOS response-associated peptidase codes for MCGRFTITRRDGNSLAAELGVATDSFADYKPHYNVAPTQDHFIVRIKFENREAIPARWGFVNSWAKDASGAARCINARSETVERVRAFREAFIKRRCVVPADGFFEWTGPKNERQPIWFHREDGGLILMAGLYESWQMSPGNWQRTFTILTTAANSIAARYHDRMPVILDDRHADDWMDPRAPKPLALKKLLAPAPDELLVPTPVSPRVNDVANDSPDLLETPKDHSLAARQLNLL; via the coding sequence ATGTGCGGCAGATTCACAATCACGCGGCGCGACGGTAATTCGCTGGCGGCGGAACTGGGTGTGGCGACGGATTCGTTCGCCGATTACAAGCCGCATTACAACGTCGCGCCGACGCAAGATCACTTCATCGTAAGAATCAAATTCGAGAACCGCGAAGCGATTCCGGCGCGCTGGGGTTTCGTGAACAGTTGGGCCAAAGACGCGAGCGGCGCCGCGCGATGTATCAACGCGCGTTCGGAAACGGTCGAGCGGGTGCGCGCGTTTCGCGAGGCGTTCATCAAGCGGCGATGCGTGGTGCCGGCGGACGGATTTTTCGAATGGACGGGGCCGAAGAATGAGCGCCAGCCGATCTGGTTTCATCGCGAAGATGGCGGCCTGATCCTGATGGCGGGACTGTACGAATCGTGGCAAATGAGTCCGGGCAATTGGCAGAGGACGTTTACGATTCTCACCACCGCAGCAAATTCGATCGCGGCGCGGTATCACGATCGGATGCCGGTGATACTCGACGACCGGCACGCCGACGACTGGATGGATCCGCGCGCGCCGAAGCCGCTCGCGCTCAAGAAGTTACTCGCGCCTGCGCCAGACGAACTGCTGGTGCCGACGCCGGTATCGCCGAGAGTGAACGACGTCGCCAACGATTCGCCGGACCTGCTCGAGACGCCCAAGGACCATTCACTCGCGGCGCGCCAGTTGAATCTGCTGTAG
- a CDS encoding enoyl-CoA hydratase/isomerase family protein: MADEIVLYEARHPAAIITLNNPQHRNALSAPMIDGLMAAIKRAEDDPLVRALIFTGADPAFSAGMDLQELRSTLDNLRVDETGAVWDGALRGEELIERVYRLSKPTIAAVNGIAVGNGAGFLSACDLAVASLDAKIGYTEMKHGIQAGMVILHLMRLVGERVARYLLLTGELIGAEKAQALGIINEAVPRDQLIPTALRWADAIATNAPKAEAITKSLMCRFSGQAIAMSMTEYTAAPHITDECRDGLAAFFDKKPVPWAVRK, from the coding sequence ATGGCAGATGAAATCGTATTGTACGAAGCGCGACACCCGGCCGCGATAATCACCCTCAACAATCCGCAGCATCGCAACGCGCTCAGCGCCCCGATGATCGACGGCCTGATGGCGGCGATCAAGCGCGCCGAAGACGATCCTCTGGTGCGAGCCCTGATCTTCACCGGCGCGGACCCGGCATTTTCCGCCGGGATGGACCTGCAGGAACTGCGCTCGACGCTCGACAATTTGCGCGTCGATGAAACCGGCGCGGTGTGGGACGGCGCGCTCCGCGGTGAGGAGTTGATCGAGCGCGTCTATCGGCTCTCGAAACCGACTATCGCCGCGGTTAACGGAATCGCCGTCGGCAACGGCGCAGGATTTTTGAGCGCCTGCGATCTCGCCGTCGCATCGCTCGACGCCAAAATTGGCTACACCGAGATGAAGCACGGCATCCAGGCCGGGATGGTCATCCTCCACTTGATGCGCCTGGTCGGCGAGCGCGTCGCGCGCTACCTGCTGCTGACGGGCGAACTGATCGGCGCCGAAAAAGCGCAGGCGCTCGGCATCATCAATGAAGCCGTGCCGCGCGATCAGCTGATTCCGACCGCGCTCAGATGGGCCGATGCGATCGCGACCAACGCGCCCAAGGCCGAGGCGATCACCAAGTCGCTGATGTGCCGATTCTCCGGACAGGCAATCGCGATGAGCATGACCGAGTACACCGCCGCGCCGCACATCACCGACGAATGCCGCGATGGCCTTGCCGCATTCTTCGACAAGAAGCCCGTGCCGTGGGCGGTCCGGAAGTAA
- a CDS encoding transglutaminase N-terminal domain-containing protein produces the protein MFFRIRHTTSFDYDGPVYQSHNEVRVRPRDSATQRCVQFELQIEPHPSTIEYADYYGNTVHAFAIYPPHNSLSVTATSIVEQMPEVPAAMQRVTIEEFLMRDAIRSQAEYDFLNASRHVPFSPAMKKFFWLSRPDPAEDVTAYATRINESIRQQFEYEPGRTRVHSTADEILTVGGGVCQDFAHLAIGVLRLAGIPARYCRVISRRRPTLASKRSARRPATPGSRRNCRDSAGRGSIRPTDAAPTIAISASPMAAIIPTCRHCAASIAACRKNKS, from the coding sequence ATGTTCTTCCGGATTCGCCATACCACCAGCTTCGATTACGACGGCCCCGTCTATCAGTCCCACAACGAAGTCCGCGTCCGGCCGCGCGACAGCGCGACCCAGCGATGCGTCCAGTTCGAGCTGCAAATCGAGCCTCATCCATCGACGATCGAATACGCGGATTACTACGGCAATACAGTGCATGCGTTCGCGATTTACCCGCCGCACAATTCGCTCTCGGTCACGGCCACCTCGATCGTCGAGCAAATGCCCGAAGTTCCGGCGGCGATGCAACGCGTCACGATCGAGGAATTCCTGATGCGGGATGCTATTCGCAGCCAGGCCGAGTACGACTTCCTGAACGCGAGCCGCCACGTTCCATTCAGCCCGGCGATGAAGAAATTTTTCTGGCTCTCGCGTCCCGACCCGGCCGAAGACGTGACCGCCTACGCGACCCGAATCAACGAATCGATTCGCCAGCAATTCGAGTACGAACCGGGACGCACGCGTGTGCATTCGACGGCTGACGAGATCCTCACCGTGGGCGGCGGCGTATGCCAGGACTTCGCGCATCTGGCGATCGGGGTCCTGCGCCTCGCCGGTATCCCCGCGCGCTACTGTCGGGTTATCTCGCGCCGCCGGCCGACGCTCGCGTCGAAACGATCGGCGCGCAGGCCAGCCACGCCTGGCTCGAGGCGCAATTGCCGGGACTCGGCTGGACGGGGTTCGATCCGACCCACGGATGCCGCGCCGACGATCGCCATATCCGCCTCGCCTATGGCCGCGATTATTCCGACGTGCCGCCACTGCGCGGCGTCTATCGCAGCATGTCGCAAAAACAAATCATGA
- a CDS encoding alpha-E domain-containing protein, with protein MLFGATPRDAQPWAPLLAIFGETESFKTRYADADESSVLNFFTLDPDNPSSIRNCIRNARANSLSLRHYISSELWLDLNTLYLAAEEWTPELFTSPGVFAFFAVLKDCFYRIAGIRQSTTPRDLAYDFMQLGIMLERAECVARMLDVKYHFLLPRLEDASADRSICCNGRPCCAAPRRSRRIASATATRFESRT; from the coding sequence GTGCTCTTCGGCGCCACGCCGCGCGATGCGCAGCCGTGGGCGCCGCTGCTCGCGATCTTCGGCGAGACCGAATCTTTCAAGACCCGCTACGCCGACGCTGACGAATCATCCGTCCTCAATTTTTTCACGCTCGACCCCGACAACCCCAGCTCGATTCGCAATTGTATCCGCAACGCGCGCGCCAATTCGCTCTCGCTGCGCCACTACATTTCGTCCGAGCTATGGCTCGATCTGAACACGCTCTATCTCGCCGCCGAGGAATGGACGCCCGAGCTTTTCACCTCGCCCGGCGTGTTCGCGTTCTTCGCCGTGCTGAAGGATTGCTTTTACCGAATCGCCGGCATCCGCCAGAGCACGACTCCGCGCGATCTCGCCTACGATTTCATGCAGCTCGGCATCATGCTCGAGCGCGCGGAATGCGTCGCGCGGATGCTCGACGTCAAGTACCACTTCCTGCTGCCGCGGCTCGAGGACGCGTCGGCGGACCGGTCGATCTGCTGCAATGGGCGGCCGTGCTGCGCAGCGCCTCGGCGCTCGAGGCGTATCGCAAGCGCTACGGCAACTCGATTCGAATCTCGAACGTGA
- a CDS encoding alpha-E domain-containing protein: MLRSASALEAYRKRYGNSIRISNVIDVLLLDPAFPRSARYSLDRLRVSMERIANQGPEPSPACSALSELAAFLSSKKPAELIKSGLHQSLLHIQDGCAAIGDEVFRHYLKSD; encoded by the coding sequence GTGCTGCGCAGCGCCTCGGCGCTCGAGGCGTATCGCAAGCGCTACGGCAACTCGATTCGAATCTCGAACGTGATCGATGTCCTGCTGCTCGATCCGGCCTTTCCGCGCTCGGCGCGCTATTCGCTCGATCGGCTCCGAGTGTCGATGGAGCGCATCGCGAACCAGGGGCCCGAGCCGTCGCCGGCTTGCAGCGCGCTCAGCGAACTGGCCGCGTTCCTCAGCAGCAAAAAACCGGCCGAACTGATCAAATCCGGCTTGCATCAATCGCTGCTGCATATCCAGGACGGATGCGCCGCGATCGGCGATGAAGTCTTCCGCCACTATTTGAAGTCGGACTGA
- a CDS encoding ABC transporter ATP-binding protein: MSIDSKLSTIAGVPPPAPDQISFPEPRRLRSRDVFRLVVRVWPFIRPYRRHLIYLFLLTLPGLLGSLFALNISRIFFDVVGHGDPLTPGQAWFLHLPIHADRRDVLIHACVATALVSVLILPFFGAITGYAIWILQRISNLFRVNLYTRLQELSVQFHSQEKIGDAIFRMFQDSAAIPQVINGLIVRPVIFVPAAIGTIVWLFLYDHMMALIAIGLLPANFILAWLFSGPLRRAFVEERETAALATTRIEETLASIKTVKAFGAEASEAEIYARDNWTSFVAARRARMLLAAYRVATNTVRGLAYVAALYLGALEVIAGGTAGLAHVAVSLGLFQGSISLFERVSNHTRRVTNLWGSLQDVVVAIARVLEMLARIPEQSVSIGRKIPPKHFSRLSFDGVTFGYDLRTPVLSEVSFDARAGQVTAIAGASGSGKSTIISLIVRFFEPSAGSIALDGSPICDFDLPAWRSMLSVALQENPLFTATLRDNVAYGRPDASIADVMLAIERAGLGNFLRSLPSGLETMLGEKGAKLSAGQAQRIGLARAMLRDVPILLLDEPTSALDVSTENAVMRGVRDWVADDPKRRLVVVATHRRTTAAFADRIYRIAAGHLEAAGQSAFDTAPAAEAGNA; encoded by the coding sequence TTGAGCATCGATTCCAAACTTTCGACCATCGCCGGCGTTCCGCCGCCCGCACCCGATCAAATCAGTTTTCCCGAGCCGCGACGCCTCCGCTCCCGCGACGTTTTTCGCCTCGTCGTGCGCGTCTGGCCCTTCATCCGTCCGTATCGACGCCATCTCATCTACCTCTTCCTCCTCACCCTGCCCGGCCTGCTAGGCAGCCTCTTCGCGCTCAACATCTCGCGTATCTTCTTCGACGTGGTCGGCCACGGCGATCCCCTGACGCCCGGCCAGGCCTGGTTTCTGCACCTGCCTATCCACGCCGATCGCCGCGACGTACTGATTCATGCGTGCGTCGCCACCGCGCTGGTCTCCGTGTTGATTCTGCCGTTCTTCGGCGCGATCACCGGCTACGCGATCTGGATTTTGCAGCGCATCAGCAACCTGTTCCGGGTCAATCTCTACACCCGGCTGCAGGAATTGAGCGTGCAATTCCATTCGCAGGAAAAAATCGGCGACGCGATCTTCCGGATGTTCCAGGACTCAGCCGCGATTCCGCAGGTCATCAACGGGCTCATCGTTCGGCCGGTGATTTTCGTCCCCGCCGCGATCGGCACGATCGTCTGGCTCTTCCTGTACGACCACATGATGGCGCTGATTGCGATTGGGCTGCTGCCCGCAAACTTCATCCTGGCGTGGCTGTTCAGCGGCCCACTCAGGCGCGCATTTGTCGAGGAACGCGAGACCGCCGCGCTTGCGACCACGCGGATCGAGGAAACGCTCGCCTCGATCAAAACCGTAAAGGCGTTCGGCGCCGAGGCGAGCGAGGCCGAAATCTACGCGCGCGACAACTGGACGTCCTTCGTCGCCGCGCGCCGCGCCCGGATGCTGCTCGCAGCGTATCGCGTCGCGACCAACACGGTGCGCGGCCTCGCGTATGTCGCCGCGCTCTACTTAGGTGCGCTCGAAGTGATCGCCGGCGGCACTGCGGGACTCGCGCACGTCGCCGTTTCGCTCGGTTTGTTTCAAGGCTCGATCTCGCTGTTCGAGCGCGTGAGCAATCACACTCGCCGCGTTACCAATCTCTGGGGCAGCCTGCAGGACGTGGTCGTCGCGATCGCTCGCGTGCTCGAAATGCTGGCGCGGATTCCCGAACAATCGGTCAGCATCGGCCGCAAAATTCCGCCAAAACATTTTTCGCGATTGTCATTCGACGGCGTGACCTTCGGCTACGATTTACGTACGCCGGTTCTGAGCGAGGTCAGCTTCGATGCGCGCGCCGGCCAGGTCACCGCGATTGCCGGTGCGAGTGGTTCCGGCAAAAGCACGATCATTTCGCTGATCGTGCGCTTCTTCGAGCCGTCCGCTGGCTCGATCGCGCTCGACGGCTCGCCGATTTGCGATTTCGATCTGCCCGCGTGGCGCTCGATGCTATCGGTCGCGCTGCAGGAAAATCCGCTCTTCACCGCGACGCTCCGCGATAACGTCGCATACGGCCGTCCCGACGCTTCCATCGCCGACGTGATGCTCGCAATCGAGCGCGCCGGCCTCGGAAATTTTCTCCGCTCGCTGCCGTCCGGCCTCGAAACGATGCTCGGCGAGAAGGGCGCCAAGCTTTCCGCCGGACAGGCGCAGCGGATCGGACTTGCGCGCGCGATGCTCCGTGACGTGCCGATCCTGCTGCTCGACGAACCCACTTCGGCGCTCGATGTATCCACCGAAAACGCCGTGATGCGCGGCGTGCGCGACTGGGTCGCCGACGATCCGAAGCGCAGGCTCGTCGTCGTCGCGACTCATCGCCGTACCACCGCCGCTTTCGCCGATCGCATCTACCGGATCGCCGCGGGGCATCTCGAGGCCGCCGGTCAATCCGCATTCGACACCGCGCCCGCGGCCGAGGCCGGCAATGCCTGA